A region from the Phycisphaerales bacterium genome encodes:
- a CDS encoding class I SAM-dependent methyltransferase has translation MITRADGAVFQDRDAPHRWNPRDKQSLEALRNKWQTVPAAADGRVSTADLASMTDSQLIRYWQQQVQVSTTGDNHSVRGWYHELYKDVLRGKRVLDVGAGMGIDGLTFAQHGAEMTLLDIVPSNVANTKRLARLLGVSNCQSFLMEDLDSLKALPRHFDVIWCQGSLINAPFDFIRAEVGALLEHLPIGGRWIELAYPKQRWEREGRLPFEQWGEKTDGEGTPWVEWYDMEKLAAALAPAQFEVVLAFDFHNDDFNWFDLVRRA, from the coding sequence ATGATCACCAGAGCCGATGGAGCCGTCTTTCAGGATCGCGACGCCCCGCACCGCTGGAATCCGCGCGACAAACAATCGCTCGAGGCATTGCGCAACAAGTGGCAGACGGTGCCCGCCGCAGCCGACGGGCGCGTGAGCACTGCCGACCTGGCCTCGATGACGGATTCCCAACTTATTCGCTACTGGCAGCAGCAGGTGCAGGTGAGCACGACGGGCGACAACCACTCCGTGCGCGGCTGGTACCACGAACTCTACAAAGACGTCCTCCGCGGCAAGCGCGTGCTCGACGTCGGCGCCGGCATGGGCATCGACGGCCTGACGTTCGCGCAGCACGGCGCGGAAATGACGCTGCTGGACATCGTCCCTTCCAACGTGGCCAACACGAAGCGGCTCGCACGCCTGCTGGGAGTGTCGAATTGCCAGTCATTCCTGATGGAAGACCTCGATTCGCTCAAAGCCCTGCCGCGCCACTTTGACGTCATCTGGTGCCAGGGCTCGCTCATCAACGCGCCGTTTGATTTCATTCGCGCTGAAGTGGGGGCGCTGCTCGAGCATCTGCCCATCGGCGGCCGCTGGATCGAATTGGCGTATCCGAAGCAGCGCTGGGAGCGCGAAGGACGGTTGCCGTTCGAGCAGTGGGGTGAGAAGACGGACGGCGAGGGCACGCCGTGGGTCGAGTGGTACGACATGGAGAAGTTGGCAGCCGCCCTGGCGCCGGCTCAGTTCGAAGTCGTGCTCGCGTTCGATTTCCACAACGATGATTTCAACTGGTTCGATCTCGTGCGGCGAGCGTGA